The Streptomyces sp. NBC_01463 DNA window AGTTCGCAGAGCTGCATCATCGGGACCGGCGAGAAGAAGTGCACACCGACGACGCGCTCCGGGCGCTCCGTCACGGCCGCGATCTTGGTGATCGGGATGGCGGAGGTGTTGGAGGCGAGCACGGTGTCGTCCCGGACGATCTTGTCGAGGGTCCGGAAGATCTCGTGCTTCACCTCCAGCTTCTCGAAGACGGCCTCGACGACGATGTCAGCGTCGGAGACCGCGTCGAGATCGGTGGTCGTGGTGATGCGGGCGAGCGCCGCCTCGGCGTCGGAGGCCGCGAGCCTGCCCTTCGAGACGAACTTGTCGTAGGAGGCCTTGATGCCGTCACGGCCACGTGTCAGGGCCGCGTCGGTGACATCACGCAGCACGACGTCCCAGCCCGCCTGGGCGGAGACCTGCGCGATACCGGACCCCATGAGTCCGGCGCCGATGACGGCAAGCTTCCTGGCCACGTTGGCACCCCTATGCTCTCTCAGCGGTTGTTGCTCCATGCTCTCCGGCGGAGGTTAGTACCCGTGAGGGGCGCTGGGGCCGTGAAGAGATGCGCGTCACGTCTCAAATGACGGACATCACACCGGGATGCCTCATTCGGTGGCGCGCCGGGCGTAGTTGAGCACCGCTTCGCCCAGCAGGTCCTCGATGTCGTCGAGCAGGACGAGGGCGTCCCGGGACACCTCGGCGGGTCTGCGGCCGGCGACCATCTCGCGCCCGATGTACGCCATGAGCGTGCTGTGCACCCAGGAGAGCTGGCCGGCCACCAGGACCGGGGCCCGGTCGCCGGGCCCGGTCCCGCACTCCTCCTGGAGTGTCGCCTCCAGGTGCTGGAGGGCTTCCTGCTGTACGTGCCAGAGGCGGGCCTTGAGGCTGTCGGCGCCCTCGATGACGCGCATGAAGCTCTCGTAACCCTCCATCAGGCCGACGGTCGGCGACACGCCCTCCACCTGGATGCGCAGTTCGCGCAGGACGGCGTCGGCCGCGGACTCCCCCTTGTCGCGGCCCCTGACGTACCGCGAGAGACGGTCGACGATGCCGCGGCTGCGGTCGAGGAAGAGCTCCTCCTTGGTGGGGAAGTAGTTGTAGACCGTGTTGACCGAGACGTCGGCGGCGCGGGCGATCTCCGCGATCGTGACGTCGTCGAAGCCGCGTTCCAGGAAGAGACCGGTGGCCACGTCCGAGAGGTGCTGCCTGGTCCGGCGCTTCTTGCGCTCCCTGAGTCCCTCAGCCATGGCCCCATCGTAGGGCGCCTCTGGGGTTCCTGAATATTTGGTGTCATTGCAATTTTTCAGTGACTCTGTTTTTGTGGTCGCTATGCCAATCATCAGTACGGCCGGGCTCGCCCGGACCTTCGACTCCCGGACCGGCCCGGTGGAGGCCGTCCGTTCCATCGACATGACGGTCGCGCCGGGTGAGATCGTCGGCCTCCTCGGCCCCAACGGCGCCGGGAAGACCACCACCCTGCGCATGCTCACCACGCTGCTCGCCCCCACCGGCGGCGCGGCGACCGTGGCCGGCTGCGATCTGCTCGCGGACCCGGCGGGCGTCCGGGAGAAGTGCGGCTACGTCGCCCAGTCGGGCGGCGTCGACCCGCACATCACCGTCCGGGAGGAGCTGGTCACCCAGGGCCGGCTCTACCGCCTCGGCAAGGCCGCGGCCGTCGCCCGGGCCGCGGAGCTCGCCGCCGAACTGGGCCTCTCCGAACTGCTCGACCGCCGGACGGCCACGCTCTCCGGGGGCCAGCGGCGCCGGCTCGACATCGCGATGGGCCTCACCCACCGCCCGGCGGTGCTCTTCCTCGACGAGCCGACCACCGGACTGGACCCGGGCAGCCGCACCGATCTGTGGGAGCTGGTGCGCGGGCTGCGCGACACGTACGGCACCACCGTCGTGCTCACCACCCACTACCTCGACGAGGCCGACGCGCTCGCGGACCGCCTCGTCGTGGTCGACGGCGGCCTGGTGGTCGCCGAGGGCACACCGGCCGCACTCAAGGAGCGGTACGCGGGCTCGGCCTCCGCCTCGCTCCAGGAAGCCTTCCTGGCGATCACCGGACGCTCCCCCGCCCCCGCCGACACCGCCCCCGTCGCCGTCTAGGAATCGAATCCGATGCTTCTCCACGACACCGCGCTCGTCTTCGGGCGGTATGCCCGCCAGACCCTGCGCTCCCGGTTCCAGATCCTCTTCGGCATCCTCATGCCGCTGCTCTACCTGCTCTTCTTCGGCCCGCTGCTCACCGGGCTGCCGCTCGGACCGGCCGGCGACTCCTGGCAGGTGCTGGTCCCCGGCCTGCTGCTCCAGCTGGGCCTGTTCGGCGCCTCGTTCGCCGGGTTCGCCCTCATCATCGACAAGTCGACCGGGGTCCTGGAGCGGATGCGGGTCACCCCGGTCAGCCGGATGGCCCTGCTGCTGGGCCGGGTCCTGCGCGACACGCTGCTGTTCATGTTCCAGGCGGTGCTGCTGGTCCTCACCGCCGTGCTCATGGGACTGCGCGCGCCACTGCCCGGGGTGCTGATCGGCTTCGCCTTCGTCGGCCTGCTGACCATCTCGCTGGCCTCGCTCTCGTACGCCCTGGCCATGAAGGTCACCACCCCGCAGGAGTTCGGGCCGGTGATCAACTCGCTGACCGTGCCGGCCATGCTGCTGTCCGGGCTGATGCTGCCGATGACGCTGGGGCCCGGCTGGCTGGACGTGCTGTCGCACCTCACGCCGCTGCGCTATCTGGTGGACGCGGTACGGGACGCGTACACCGGCTCGTACGCCACCGCGCACATGCTGTACGGCGTCCTGGTCGCCCTCGGGTTCTCGGCACTCGCCGTGACAGTGGGCACACGCGTCTTCAGGAGGGCGGGTGCGTAACTAGGCTGACCGCATGGTCAATCTGACGCGCATCTACACCCGCACCGGCGACCAGGGCACCACCGCCCTGGGGGACATGAGCCGGACCGCCAAGACCGATCTGCGGATCTCCGCGTACGCCGACACCAACGAGGCCAACGCCGTCATCGGTACGGCCATCGCGCTCGGGCAGCTGGACGAGGACGTGGTGAAGGTCCTCGTCCGCGTGCAGAACGACCTGTTCGACGTGGGCGCGGACCTGTCGACGCCCGTCGTCGAGGCACCGGAGTACCCGCCGCTGCGCGTCGAGCAGTTCTACGTCGACAAGCTGGAGGCGGACTGCGACCACTTCCTGGAGCAGGTGGAGAAGCTCCGCAGCTTCATCCTGCCGGGCGGCACCCCGGGCGCCGCGCTGCTGCACCAGGCGTGCACGGTGGTGCGGCGCGCGGAGCGGTCGACCTGGGCGGCGTTCGAGGTGCACGGCGAGGTGATGAACCCGCTGACGGCGACCTACCTCAACCGGCTCTCCGACCTGCTGTTCATCCTGGCCCGGGTGGCGAACAAGGAGGTAGGCGACGTGCTGTGGGTGCCGGGCGGCGAGCGCTGAGAGCGGCCCGCCCGGGAGCGGGGACAAGGCCTCACCCGGGCGGGCCCGGCACCCGCTTCGCCCCGCCGTGCGGGTCCCGCTTCGGGAACAGCGTGTAGCTCGCCGCGATCACCAGGTTGATGCCGATCACGAAGAGCATCGTCCGCTGCCAGGACCGCAGCGAGGCCACGTCCCCGTCTCCCCCGACGTACCAGACGGCCGCCTGGAGCAGTGCCAGCGCCGTCGCCGCGGCCACCGTCCACCGCCCGGCGACCCGCCACTCGTGGACGGCCCGCGCCGTCCCGTACTTCGGCGGCTTCACCGGCGGCGGGCCGCCCGCGAAGCGGTGCGCGACCCGGGCGTCGACCCACCGGATCGTGGAGTGCCCGAGTCCGACCGTGAAGCCGACGTACACCGCGGCGAGCCCGTGCTTCCAGTCCGGGGCGGCGCCGTTCTTCAGGTCGACGGCCGTCACCACCAGCAGGACGAGTTCCAGCAGCGGCTCGCACAGCAGCACGGCGGCGCCCAGACGCGGCTTCCCCGCCACGTAGCGGAGAGCGAGCCCGGCGGCCAGCAGCACCCAGAAGGCGATCTCGCAGAGAACGATCAGTGTGACGATCACGGTCCGTTTCCTTTCGCTCCCCTCCAGCCTCGCCGCCGCTCCGCCCCGGTTCATCGCCCCCGGTGACGAAAGACCACTGCATCCTTCGATGTACTGACGGATCGCTCCCGGTACGGACGTACCGGAGCGGGCCGGACGTGTTGGATGGGTGGGTGTTCTCCCCGGCCCGCCCCCACCGCGACGACGTCCTCATCGCCGTCATCGGACTGCTCGGCGGAGCGGTCCTGTCCCTGCTCGGTCTGCACATGCAGAACGGCCGGCTCCTCGACGCCCCCTGGACCGCGCTCCTGCCGCTCGCCGTGATGTCGGCGCTGGAGCTGATGCGCCGGAGCGCGCCGCAGACGGCCCTGGTCATCGGCACGCTCGCGCTGATCGCGGACCAGTTCACGCCCGGGAACCTGGCGACGGTCCTGATGTTCACCGACCTGATGTACGCGGCCGTGCTGTACGGCACCCCGGCCGCCGCCCGGCGGATCCCGGTGACCACGCTCCTGATCACGGTCACGGTCACGATCGGTTTCCTGGCCTGGTTCCGGGACGCCGAGGCGCTCCTCATCGGCATCGTCACCGGACTGATCTCGTTCGTGCCCGCCATCACCGGGGTGAGCGTGCGCAACCACCGGGACGCCGCCGAGACCGCCCGGCTGCGCGCCGACCAGACGGCGCTGCTGGCCGAGATGGACCGCGCCCAGGCGGTAACCGCCGAACGCGCCCGGATGGCCCGCGAACTGCA harbors:
- a CDS encoding 3-hydroxyacyl-CoA dehydrogenase family protein — protein: MARKLAVIGAGLMGSGIAQVSAQAGWDVVLRDVTDAALTRGRDGIKASYDKFVSKGRLAASDAEAALARITTTTDLDAVSDADIVVEAVFEKLEVKHEIFRTLDKIVRDDTVLASNTSAIPITKIAAVTERPERVVGVHFFSPVPMMQLCELVRGYKTSDETLAAAREFAESVGKTCIVVNRDVAGFVTTRLISALVVEAAKLYESGVASAEDIDIACKLGFGHAMGPLATADLTGVDILLHATGNIYTESQDEKFAAPELMRRMVDAGDIGRKSGQGFYTY
- a CDS encoding ATP-binding cassette domain-containing protein, producing MPIISTAGLARTFDSRTGPVEAVRSIDMTVAPGEIVGLLGPNGAGKTTTLRMLTTLLAPTGGAATVAGCDLLADPAGVREKCGYVAQSGGVDPHITVREELVTQGRLYRLGKAAAVARAAELAAELGLSELLDRRTATLSGGQRRRLDIAMGLTHRPAVLFLDEPTTGLDPGSRTDLWELVRGLRDTYGTTVVLTTHYLDEADALADRLVVVDGGLVVAEGTPAALKERYAGSASASLQEAFLAITGRSPAPADTAPVAV
- a CDS encoding cob(I)yrinic acid a,c-diamide adenosyltransferase, producing the protein MVNLTRIYTRTGDQGTTALGDMSRTAKTDLRISAYADTNEANAVIGTAIALGQLDEDVVKVLVRVQNDLFDVGADLSTPVVEAPEYPPLRVEQFYVDKLEADCDHFLEQVEKLRSFILPGGTPGAALLHQACTVVRRAERSTWAAFEVHGEVMNPLTATYLNRLSDLLFILARVANKEVGDVLWVPGGER
- a CDS encoding ABC transporter permease; translated protein: MLLHDTALVFGRYARQTLRSRFQILFGILMPLLYLLFFGPLLTGLPLGPAGDSWQVLVPGLLLQLGLFGASFAGFALIIDKSTGVLERMRVTPVSRMALLLGRVLRDTLLFMFQAVLLVLTAVLMGLRAPLPGVLIGFAFVGLLTISLASLSYALAMKVTTPQEFGPVINSLTVPAMLLSGLMLPMTLGPGWLDVLSHLTPLRYLVDAVRDAYTGSYATAHMLYGVLVALGFSALAVTVGTRVFRRAGA
- a CDS encoding TetR/AcrR family transcriptional regulator, translated to MAEGLRERKKRRTRQHLSDVATGLFLERGFDDVTIAEIARAADVSVNTVYNYFPTKEELFLDRSRGIVDRLSRYVRGRDKGESAADAVLRELRIQVEGVSPTVGLMEGYESFMRVIEGADSLKARLWHVQQEALQHLEATLQEECGTGPGDRAPVLVAGQLSWVHSTLMAYIGREMVAGRRPAEVSRDALVLLDDIEDLLGEAVLNYARRATE